A section of the Gasterosteus aculeatus chromosome 10, fGasAcu3.hap1.1, whole genome shotgun sequence genome encodes:
- the LOC144383612 gene encoding uncharacterized protein LOC144383612, whose protein sequence is MGNICLNEATPPSHVNTHIPRGTGRGGGVAAIYDSCLLINFKPKVDYNSFESLVFSLSQPTWKIIQPVLFVIVYRAPGPYSEFLSEFSQFLTSLVLKTDKVIIVGDFNIHVDVDNDSLSTAFLSLLDSIGFCQCVNKPTHCFNHTLDLVLVYGIEIEHLTIFPQNPLLSDHCLITFEFLLSEPPPPTKGFYSRRLSDTAVALFKEALFKEAIPSAPSSVPCLKIQEDSCEILSPSQIDNFVDTATGSLRVALDAIAPLERRIATRRKSAPWYNPQTRNLKQTVRKLERLCRSTKSEGSRLVWQDSLKTYKKALRNARASYYSSLIEKNKNNSRFLFSTVA, encoded by the coding sequence atggggaatatttgtttaaatgaagcgactcctccgagtcatgttaatactcatattccccgaggcacaggccgagggggtggagtggcagctatttatgactcctgccttttaataaactttaaacctaaggtggattataactcatttgaaagcctggttttcagtctttcgcaaccgacctggaaaataatccagccggttctctttgtaatagtgtacagggccccaggtccttattcagaatttctttctgaattttcacagttcttaacgagtttggtccttaaaacggacaaggtaattattgtgggtgactttaacattcatgtggatgtcgacaacgacagccttagtactgcattcctttcattgttagattcaattggtttctgtcagtgtgtaaataaaccaactcactgttttaaccacactctcgacttggttcttgtgtatgggattgagattgaacatttaacaatttttccacagaaccctctcctgtcggaccattgtctgataacctttgaatttctactatcagaaccacctcctcctaccaaaggtttctacagtcgacgcttatcggataccgctgtagccttatttaaagaagccttatttaaagaagccattccttctgctccaagttcagtgccctgcctcaagatacaagaagactcctgtgagatcctcagtccgtcccagatcgataattttgtcgatactgctacaggctctttgagagtggcgctggatgctattgctcctctggaaagaagaatagcaacaagaaggaagtctgctccgtggtataaccctcaaacacggaacctaaagcaaactgtgcggaagcttgaacgattatgccgttccaccaaatcagaaggatctaggctagtttggcaagacagccttaaaacgtataagaaggctctccgtaacgcaagagcatcttattactcatcattaatagagaaaaataaaaacaactccaggtttctcttcagcactgtagcctga